In the genome of Arachis hypogaea cultivar Tifrunner chromosome 9, arahy.Tifrunner.gnm2.J5K5, whole genome shotgun sequence, the window agcttgcttcataccaacaatctccgtgggatcgacccttactcacgtaaggtattaattggacgacccagtgcacttgctggttagttgaacagagttgtgagattctctaacagtgcctgtaactcttttggtccaacaacaacactaagatgttggtgccattaccagggattattaagatcccaattcatcataccatgatctctttgagGTATTCTTGATAgagccaatatttaaatttcatacaagtacaaagagaccaactttgaggatcacaatttcgtccaccagttatCTTATGTTGGGTTACAATGGACTTGCCCGAGTACATTGAAGGAGCACTTTCAGGGTTGGACTGAGGTATAAAATAGTAAAGAGGAGCGCAAGAGATGGATGGTGTGTTTTTGTGCGATCATGTGGAACATCTGGTTGGAACAGAACCGAAGGATTTTtcagaataaagaaaaaggagctCAAGAGATTATAAGTTTGTCCTTCCAAAGCTTCACTGAGTGGTTAGGTGTTGATTCCtttagttgttgatggcaatgccggagatgacagaGAGATATTTATGGTCAGATCGATTGGTTCAATTTCTTTTTGTTGCTTTTCTTTTACTGCACTTGCTCCACTCTTGTGTTTAGctcttttcttcaaaaaaaaaaataaaatcttaaacaatAGGGTTAAGGTTTTTCAataagtgaaattactaaaaaaatccctatattagaaataaagtaagagttattaagtaaatttaaaaattcaagaaattattggggatggggcggggatccccgctcgaTTCCCCGCGCCTGTTTCAGAGGAATTTTACTCCTCGTCTCCATTCCCACAGAAAAAAATTTCCACCATTAGGGTCCATTCGGAACGATCCCGGATCCCCCTACTGGGATTTTTGACACCCCTAACTGTGCTAACATAATAGCATTATTACCCATTGATCAATCaactattttataaaaaaaatccacaAAGCACCACAAACCTTGTATACAGAGAacttaataaacaaaaaatactatTAAGAGACAGAATTAGAGCAAGCTGCTACAATAGTATATAGAACGAAATCATATGCATATGCCTTAATATAATTAGGAAAAGTATACGTTACCAATACTTAAGTCTGCCAACTATTACCAACaatcattaataattaaaaaaataacactattgaataaataattaaaaaataaaaaatctgaatttgaatAATTCTGTTCAAAATTTATCCTAATTCTATTTTGCTTTCACCCATCCCTAAACCTTACCCTCTCTATGTtgtgccttcttctttttcttcttcttcttcttttcttcttccctcctcagCACCGATGTTGTCTCGTTGAGAACGCCACTTTACTCAGCGCCGGCATTGCCTCTTTCTCCCTCACCTCGGCGTCCTCCATCGCGCCGCACCACCCGCCCTCACGTCGCTCTCCTCAACTGTGCCTCAGTGGCCGCGTCCTTCCTCATGTAGTCCTCCACTCGCGGTGGCCCAACTGCCGCAGCATCGTCGCGCCGCCCTTTCATCGAAGGCACGCTCGCCACCCCAGCTGCCCGATGGCATCCTCCCCGCTTGCCACCGCGCTTGCGACCCTGCTCGCCACAACGCACGCCCACCAACATGGTAACTACTTCCTCTTTGCAGTGCTGTTTCAACTTTCAATTTTTATGTTCCTCATGTCAGTAatttttcaattctattttttttcagttCAGAGTAAATAGTTATTTCATTTACTAGGCTTCAGGTGTTCTTTTTACGTTATTGGATTTTTTTAAGTTGGCTTTGCAATCTTTGTATgttttgaaatttcaattttcttcttattaGCTTTgctataaattaaaacaaattatttgTTTGCAGTTCcatattttaatatgatttgtgTAAGCTAATTTGTAAGACAGTATGTCCATATTAACTTCTTAGATCACTTAAATTTTGCAACTTTTCCAAAGATCGTAAGGATCAAGGATCATGGGAATCAATGGAGGGTCTATTCTACTGTTCTGCAAATCTTGTTCCTCTGACTCCAATAAAGTTCTTGGAGAGAGTAGCAAGTTTCTGCAGGGAGAGAACATCACTTGTTTATGGTTCTTTTAGAGTATAAATGGGGTGAGACACATCAAAAGTGTTTGAAACTTGTACTAAGAAAAATATTAGGAAGCATCCTTAAATTCTTTAAGGtgaatggattcaatcattgatgctATTATATATTCAATGTTGTTTTGAAACAGGTTGCAACATTATCACCTAATGTTCTAGCAAAAGTATGAGCTGCATTTTGCAATCCTAATGGCTGGATCCATTATCTTCACCTTGAATTCGTGCCTAAATGCATCCATGGTTTCAGTCCCGCTGGAGCATTCACAAGCTAAGATCCTCTTTGTAGACTACCAACTGCTCGAAGTTGCACACAGCTCATTGAATCTGCTATGCAAAAGAACATCATCAAAATTGCCAATTCTAGTCCTAATTGCTGACTCTGATTTTGATTCAACAATTGACACTTCTTCAATTAGTTATGAGTATAAGATGCTACTAGCAAATGGTGACAAAGGGTTTGAAATAGTTAGGCCAAAGAGTGAAATGGATTCTATAAGTGTTAATTACACCTCTGGAACCACACAAGGCCTAAAGGAGTAGTTTATAGCCATAGAGACGCATATTTGAATTCGCTCGTGACAGTTCTACTATTTCGAATGGATCTCTTCCCGATGTATCTATGGACAGGTCCTATGTTTCATTGCAATGGATGGTGCCTTCCTTGGGGCATGGCAGTGCAATTCAAAACCAATATTTGTCTTAGGAAGGTAAAGCCTAAGGACATTTTTGATAATGTGACAAATTACAAGGTTACACacttgggggggggggggagctCCTAAAGACGTGATCCAAGTGTAGCAGATAGAAAGTTATTTTTTGTTTAGCTAGTTGTATATTAATgatataacaattttttaaacTAGTTCTGGAATATACTTGGTGCTCATATTAAAGATTCTTCTCATATGCATGTTCTTTAATTTCACGATGATCATTTGGATGGAATGGTTTTTCATGCAGGATTATGGATACCTCCAGATCAGAGACAGATTACTCCGGCATTTCCAATGCATTTGGCAGAAGCATTTACTCCCAAAGAGGATGCACAATCATTTAACAACAGTTAGTCACTTTGAACTCACCTTTTGATTTTACCATTCTAGCACTGAGTAACATTTATCATTTGCAGGTATGTATATGAAGAATACTCCATTGTCATCAAACAACATGGGTGGTCCGAATCATATAACCTTCAAGTTTATTGACAGATTACTTCAGCACTTCAAATTTATAACCTTCAAATTTATTGTTTTGTTTGGTTTCATGAACGGTGAACTTTGGGTTGTACTCAATTATCTTCAGATCATAtgacaaataattatttatttcatttttatttctgtAGTCTTGATTAAAATAAAGTTAGTCTTCTTTACTAAAGGTTTGGAATTGTATTCAAAGTTTAGGTTAGGGTGCGCCGGAGCAAATCTAAACCTTACCTGATTTAAAGTAGTTATGAAATTAATGACATATCCAAGTAAGTTTTAAACAGAAGATACATTTATTAAAAACACATCTATTAAAGGCACATCTAACAGCAGACACATCTATTAAAGACACATCCCTGTTTATGAAATCATTTAGTTAGAAGACACATCTATTAAAAACACTTCTAACATAAGACACACTAATTAAAGACACATCCAAATAAGTTTTAAACAAAAGACACATCTAACAGAAGATACATTAATTAAAGACACATCAAAATAAGTTTTAAACAAAAGACACATCTAATAGAAGACACATCCATAAAAGACATATCCAAGTATCAATTGGTTAAAACAAAACAAGTGTTTAACAAAAGTAAAATGATATCTTCTGAAAAAGCACTCCTTAACATAtcatgaaaattagataaatctACTCTCTTCATTTCTAACAACTTCTGCTTGTATGATAATTAATCAAACAAAGCATCTTAAGAAcctataaaagaataatttaacaaaaaataatggcTCCACCAAGCTAGTACCATTTCTGCCTAAATGAATTCAAAGGACACAAGAGAATGTTATGACATTCTACTTCTTATTCCGAAGAACATACAAGTTGGCTTTCGACAAGTTTTTGGAGCATCTCATCATTTGTAAGATCAGGTGAGGAAAGGGTCTTATCAAGTCTTTCTCTATACTGCATAATCTTTTGTTTCTTCTCCATCTATGCATCTCCCAGAAAATTGGAACAATCCTTCTCTCAGAAATTCATGTCAAACACCATGTGATCAACCACTTACAAGCTCCTACTTTGCTCCTAAATCAACAACAGAAGAAATTCACCATAGTTATAAACAAAGACTAGTCATTCATGATTAATTCAACATCTCATTATAGTGAATTGGTATTTAGTAATGATAGATTTTTAGTAAATTCAATTCTATGGTGTTTTCATTATagcatataatcaattaaaagtCAATAAACTCATCACAGCATATagctaaaaaaccaaaaatatcaagagaaaaaaccaaaaaaactctCTAAAAATATCTCTTAATGCTACAATTTTATATGAACAAAATCAAACCCaatttcaaatatatcttaatacaTGTACACTACCTTATGCAAGAAAAAATTAACAAACATTCAGAATAataacatagaaaaataagttCAAATAAAAAACTCAAACATCTCTTTTTGCTTAATGACAacaaaagaacatatatatatatatgtcagtaCTTTGTAGTAAAAGACAGATTCTAATACAACCTATTATTTTGCTTTTTCTATGCTTTACTTCTTCTCTGATTATTCCTCAACAAATCTTACATACaatataaaattgtaaaaaaagaaATATGCGAATCTTAAGAGTAAATTTTGATTTCGCATAtgcttttagaaaatcaaactacTTCTTTTTGCTTAATGACAACAATCAAATGTCCAAGGGTTACAACCAATTAACAATTCAACAGTACAAAACCAAAACTAATAGACAATTTAGCACACACCATCACTCTAAAGACACATATGTAGTAATATTCAATTGCtgcaattacaaaaaaaaaactttttctcCCTTTTCCTTCTCCTTTTAAATTAGCATTGCAAAACATCGTTCCAAGTATACAATTGATATTTTCAATACCAAATATACCTTTATCACATTCAAAATAAGTTTTATCCAAGACATATAAACACAAGGGAATTAGttttccattcttccttgtcTAACAGTAACCAAAATTTCAATGAACCATGTTATATGAATGTAATACCCAATGACATGCTCACATATGAAACCTATAAAATTCTAGGTTTCTAAAAATCGTAAAGTAGCATTTATCTCTTATTGCAACACAGGCGCCGAAGGAAAGACAGGTTGCATGAAGGGGCTCCACCGCGAAGCAGGAAACGACGGTGCGCTACGGGGCTAGGACGCGAGGCAGGGATCGGCGCTTGCTGGGGACCCACAAGTCGAACAGCAATGGGGCGCTGGTAAACTTCAGCTGCGGTGTGTGTTGAGGCGCAGTCGGGGGGGGGGGGTGGTGTAGGCTTGACAGGAGGATGCGTCTTCAACTGGGCGCGATGGCAACATGCAACAAAGGCGGCGGCGCTTGGGCGACTGAGCAGAGCAAATCGAGATGGTTGCTGTCTGACGGTCCGGCAGCGTTGACTACTATTGATGGCGACGACCGTCGAAGACTGCACGAAGAAGAGGTTGCGCGACGCTAAAGGTGGAGAGTTTTGGATGTGGCTGCACAGTAGAAAGAAGTGGTCAATTTAGGTTTACAAAAGTAAATGAGGGACAATAAAATTGACCTAAGTTGATTTGGGatgtgattttctaaattttattggGCTTTAGGGTCCAGCCCAACTCAAATTAGCAGATCTTGGTAGATACTAAGTTGGTAACGTAGCACTactgatataattaattaaattcctcactaaaagaatataataaataaataaataatctctGAATCTCTCTCACTCTCGCTCTTTTGTATTTTACTCGCCCTTTCTTTGAGATCTATTCCCCTTACTTTAAaaacaatgaataaaaaaaaatttactacagAGGATATCCCTAGATCCTTCTTCTTCTTATGCACTAGAGTTAGAATCGTAGCTATCGGCTAAATGACACCGTTATGTTTTGTTATGTACACTTACGGTGCAACAAAAACGGATTATTGGATCGGAGCCTCTGTCTTGTCTCTGTTGTGACAAAAGCAACACTTTCCGCAGCAGAATAATAGTTCAGAATCACATAAAACACACCATCACGTTCATGCAATGCTGATCACTCCATAAATGTTGAgattgtgatgatgatgattatgatgattaTTATTTTGGCTTTGATTCACCAATTGGTGATGACACCTCATAAACCCTTCAATTTTGTTATTGTTAAACTTCCAATCCCCAACAATAACCctatcttctccttcttcttcttcttcttcttcttcttcttcttcttcttcttcttcttcttcttcttcttctgatacTAACGTTGTcgattcatcttctttttcttcttctactttgaATTCTTGttgtggttcttcttcttcttcttcgtcttcgagATCATCGTCGCATTGATCTGGAACAAGAAACATCTTCAACCTTCCGTGTTCTCTCGAAGCGTAGAGAATCTCAGGTCTTTTGATTCTCACTTTGTTGAGTTGCAACCTTCCATTCTCCCTCACCGGAATAAGAGCGAAACTCGCTTGTCCCTTCTGGTTCAACGAAGAAAGCGGCGGAGGAAATGACGGAGCAGCCGCTGCCGCCTTCGAATTCCTCAATAACTCTCTTCTATTATCATTCCTATTATCCTCAACATCAAGATCTTCGATCTTCTCCGTTATCTTTTGATCTTTGTCTTCACCGTCCACTAGCGTTTCCTCGATGCTCTCAAACCCTAGACTCTCGGTGCAGAACGTCCGCTTGCAATTGCCATCGGTCTCTTCGTCAACAACCACGGTTTTCGAtggcggaggaggaggaggagaaagatcGGTGATCGCCCGCGCCAAGATTTGCGAAGAGGATCGGTTAGAAGTCTTGAAACTGTTCTTGAAGGCGCTGAAAACATGGAAGAAGAGAGAATAGAAATGCTTCTTGAATatatgaagaagaaaagaaagaggaagagaaagcgAAAGAAGAATAGGGAGGTACAAAAAAAATATCGTCATGAATTGTTCCGGGATCAATAATGTATGTTTCTCAAatcaatcttattttaaaaaagaatagaggaaaaaaggATTAATAGAAGAGAGTAGTGATGTGTGCTGTGTCCAAGAGAAGACAAAAGAAGAGAGATGGCTAGGGTGAGGGTCTTAATATCAACACCCTCATCCCAAAGATAGAGAGAGATATATagtattattatttatgtatgGATAATGGTGAAGATGTGAAGAGATAAGAGAGAGTGGGGAaaaaatcaaagaagaagaagagtgtgaAAATTGATTAAGACGAGAGGGTATGTTGATGTTTGAGCTGTAGTGAAAAGAGCGAAATTAGCTAATTAGTAAACGGTGCCGAGTTCCATGTGAGATGCCCCTATTATTTCTCCCAATTTGGCACATTGCCAATTTCCCTTCCTCACTTTTCAAACCCTATCCTCACCTTAAATAGTGAGCTGGATGATGAAATTAAAAAACATGGAAACTAATTTTAGGGTGTTTGATGAGGAACTGGAAAAAGTAATTTAATTTTGGAGAGAATATAAGatattctattatatttttttggatactttaagaaatatttttttcctttgaGAATTAAGAAAGGATTTTGCCAGTGTGAATGATGTATTTTAGACACAAaaaaaagaggtatttcaaatttTACTTATTTCAgaaggattttttaaaattttcaaactttttttgATATTTCAatttattctgttttttattttttctttccttattttCTTCCAATTACCTTATGAAAGTAATGTAATTAtcttattcaaagaaaaaatcttATCAATTCACGcaagaaaattattttatctaaacaaaaattttgaagaaggaATTTAGTTAAAACATTTGAATACTGTGTTTGGATAGGgtaattaaaagaagaaaattaattttagaaaggATTCGAAATATTTGTTATTCTCTTTCGTTTCGGTATCAAAAAAGATTCGaaatattttatgataaaatCATATCTCTGcatatttaattgaaaattttataacaaaaaattaaaaatttaaaataattttgtatgaAAGAACGTTTAAATagctattagaatttattattttttctcatcAATTAgtcataaatatttaaaagtatgagataacatatattattgaattactaaaataaagaaattgaGTTGATGTCTAAGTGTGTGTTTGGCAGGGTGAACGCGGATATGGACAAAATCGCGATTCGATCCGTAATAAAATCATCGGATTGgatatcggatatcggatatcggatatcgtCGGATATATtcgcaaaatacaaaaatatttttaaaagtttatttttattaaaaaatattaatgaaattctttttttctacctttttaaatatgtttattcttaaaataatattaaatatatttttctaaataataaaattaaaataatacaacatatatgatcattattagttgaataaaatataagaatatttatttatttatttatttatttttgcggatCTGCGGATATGCAGATGGGTATGTAGATACGTACATAAAATTCGCAATCCGATCCTATAAGTGTGCGCATcggatccgattcgatccgatAGCCTTGTGTATTGGATCTATATCCGCACTTTTTGGATCGGATTCGAATAAATACTACGGATATCCATGAACACCCTAGTGTTTGGATTAAAGTTTGTAAAAGATAGTTTGCACAAAATTGATTTTAGATAAAAGTGAGCTGGTATTAATGTGATTTATGTTGGACAACTTTATATCAAAATGGattgtaataaaataaatgttgtttggattatgttgttcaaaatcacttttaagtgaaatttattaaaaaatataaatttaaataattattttagtttaatttaaatatttaaataaattttatgaatcacttttataataaaaattaatatttaattactaaattaaaaataatatataaaaattaataaaatatattttatatcaaaaataaaaataatatatgaataatatattaaaatatattttattaaattatattattcattttttaatacttacagtattcttttatttaatactattttaaaatataaattttaattatttttatttttattattagttataattattttttatttactttatttttttaatggaatcaataatttatattataataaaatcacATTAATAAACTAATATACAAGAATTATACTTACAAATTTTAACAGAgccaaacaaaattttttttatacaaaacaaaaataaaaatttcatacaaaaatttaattatatatttaaaagattTGAGTACTAAAAAGActacaaaaaagaaataaagggtagaattgataaaaaaaattcaatttcaacGAGATTCTTTGAATGCATGTTGAGAACGTAAAATTACTTTAGCGTTTAGAGTAAAAAAATCCAAACATAAAAAAGAAGCATTCATTGCATTCAAACATGCTTTTCTTCTCTTCAATGCTAAACCAAACACAGCTTaagtgataataaaaaatagttactcttttttaaaattcaatgatatttttattagtttaattttaatgcactgaCAATATAAAGTCACATCTATTTTTTTATGACCATTCGCGCGGTCAATATAAAAGGTAATTATTTTATTGATGTAGCGTTATATAATTAGATGCACGTATAAAACTACTTTGATAatacttaaaaattaaattctatttttataaaaaattttaattgcctAAAATAGGGATATTAATTTTCCCTTCAAGTGAAGGAATTTAAATTTCTCTTTCTTAGGAAAGTACAAATCTAGACCCGATCCAAAAAACCTATGGTATTTATCCGATGCGAAATGTACGGACATAATTCGATCCACAAATTTGTCATATCGGATTCAATTcgatttgtatataaataaaactagaaaacataTTTTAGATATGTATCCACAAATTCGATCTGGGACTTACTACCCgtaaatacaaatataaaattgtAACAACTCTAATTTTTGCATTAACGCAAgttttttaaaaatccaaaaaacctatgGTATTTATCCGATGCGAAATGTACGGACATAATTCGATCCACAAATTTGTCATATCGGATTCAATTcgatttgtatataaataaaactagaaaacataTTTTAGATATGTATCCACAAATTCGATCTGGGACTTACTACCCgtaaatacaaatataaaattgtAACAACTCTAATTTTTGCATTAACGcaagttttttaaaataatattttggagTGATTAATTTTATTATGATGAGTCGATTTCAAACTCCGAAATAAAATAGatagtaatataattttattattatcttatttatgtattttacttgctctaattataataaaacttagataataatattaatattattattaaattcgaCTTTTACcagtaaaaattaattattggtaTTTCTTGATGAGTTTAGAATTGCTAATGTTTCGtcaaatatcttttaatttctaaattattaatgTCATTTATGTTAGTAATTCATACATAtttaatcttattattattattattattattattattattattgaccgaaagaagaaaaaagaaagaaaagaaacatgGAATCACATTAAACAATAGCATTTCATGTTACACAACCTTAATCATCATCATATATTATTCAGCATATCTCTTAATTCTTTTTCCAAGTGAccgaacaaaataaaaaaagaaaaaaggaagctCGTGACACCTAACTACTTATTATTGTAAGCATGACACCTAATCAATCTATATCATATTAATCATCATCAACTAACCtcatttggtttttattttatgcacGGTGAGAAGAGAAGTGACctagagtgagagagagagaactgTAACTCCCACCGAACTTTTAGCTTCGATTTCTTGCGAtctgtaactccaataaaaaatttaatctggtAAAAATGTTCGTATTCTCCTCCTCTACACATTGGCGTTACTTTTGTCCAGTAGAAGTCGATGGTGAGGTAACTTCCTTACCCCTTGAATTCGGTCAACTAGAGTTCTAGGAAGCACAGACGATTCCggacattttcttcttcgatgGCTCGGTCAGAAGGCATCTCTAAAACTTCgagtattttgatttcgtacgaTGGTAGGTTTTGGTAAATTCTCATCGGTGAAATTGCTATTTGGTAAGTGAATTGATGTCGTGATTACTTGTCGATTGAATTTGACtgaatttatattgaatttttgtgatatattgatatttgtgataAGTTTGATGTTTGGAGGGTTTAAATGTAGCCAGGAACTGAGTTATTCTGATGAATTTGATTTCTGAATGACGATAGGATAATTTAAAAATGTTGAAATTTGTCTGTTTTGatctattgaaaataatttgaaaagagTGTGGAAAATAGTTTAGATGGAATCcgagaagggtggcaaagtccgaattTTAGAAGGAATGTCACCGAAATTTTGTTTTAAGTCTTAagaatttatttgaaattttatttagaaGAAAAAGATTGAATTTAAGAACTTGTAGTATTTGAttttcgatttattaagaaaataattatatgtcggatttaattcatttaagaaaagtattatgttttaagtttgatttaaataagaaaagggtttatgttttgaattttacTTAAGGATTTTGTTCGGAGAAGTATTAgtgaactttaaaaataaatagttaaacTGCTGATGTGAAAATGTTAAGCCATGGGCTTTTTGTGTAAATGGTTGTACGGGGATGCCCGTGtatatggaatggcttccaggagaaaggGGCACATGCTTTAGATGGAGAATTagcgcctgcaagtacttgcagaggtcatgtttggcatacttcagctggagaatcagcaccTGCAAGAGGTTGAAACCTTGCAGAGGTTATGctgctggaatgccttatctgacttgcgagtcggattgcgtcgggtgcgggtcaaAATCGACAAATGAACTCATTACCTGCGAtgggactagacatgcatcatccttgttgtGCATTTGCATTTTACTTGATGTGGtgaaattgtttgtgattgtcttcCTGTGTTTATGCATTCCTTATTGCTACTTTAAATTGTGGTAATTAGATACTTCTCTGTGACACTTGTATATTTTATTGTGAATTACTTGAACTGTGGTAATCCTGACTAAACTAACTACTCTGACCCTAttaagaactccccaattcttaccccttTTCTTCCTCCCTTTCAGATGGAGACTGGAGTTATATTTTACGAGATGGACCTTCCCTATATATATGAGGACATTGTACAGTATAGGTTTTACGTAATAGGTGCGGAGATTAGGGCTCGTATGTACATTCTGTGTGATCACCCCTTTCGTCACCCGATTGACACTCTACAGTTTAGCCCCGACATGCCCTACGAGTTCCCGCTGCAGTGACTCCACCCGGATGCTCCATTTCACCCGTTTCATGACGGGCCGGTGCCTCATCAGTATCCCGATTAGCCTGCAGATCAGGCGGACCCTGAGACTGAGCTCATGGAGGAGCATATTCTAGAGTCTGTACCAGAGGAGGACATCCCAATAGAGCAGATCTCAGTATCGTCATCCAAGCCATCTTCTGAGGAGTCGCTCACCGCCTCAATTAATGGACTGGCGAGTGCTGGTCAGACCAGTAGCATGAGTGCCAGTGCCCCTCCTGAGATTATGGAGATTTCCAATGAAGAGGACAAGGATTCTGAGGAGTGTTCTGATGTGATTGTGATCTCCTCTGACGATGATAGCTGAGGCCTAGGAGTTGAGGTTGTGTCTTTTGATAGTTTTTATGTTAGCCTAACTTTTGTGTTAGTCTCTCACTTTAGATTAGACTCACTGAGAGAGTAGGGTGTACATAGTTGACTAGGCTAGTTCGAACGTCAGCTTAGGGATTTTC includes:
- the LOC140174967 gene encoding uncharacterized protein produces the protein MTIFFLYLPILLSLSLPLSFLLHIFKKHFYSLFFHVFSAFKNSFKTSNRSSSQILARAITDLSPPPPPPSKTVVVDEETDGNCKRTFCTESLGFESIEETLVDGEDKDQKITEKIEDLDVEDNRNDNRRELLRNSKAAAAAPSFPPPLSSLNQKGQASFALIPVRENGRLQLNKVRIKRPEILYASREHGRLKMFLVPDQCDDDLEDEEEEEEPQQEFKVEEEKEDESTTLVSEEEEEEEEEEEEEEEEEEEEGEDRVIVGDWKFNNNKIEGFMRCHHQLVNQSQNNNHHNHHHHNLNIYGVISIA